The following coding sequences lie in one Spinacia oleracea cultivar Varoflay chromosome 1, BTI_SOV_V1, whole genome shotgun sequence genomic window:
- the LOC110800917 gene encoding serine/threonine protein phosphatase 2A 57 kDa regulatory subunit B' kappa isoform, which translates to MGCGFEVFGLNFTLEIFIMLKQILSKIPRKSFKSDNGDPMLNTNMNGSGNGTPRSQNGNSASGKANATKRTSSAVFPTSVVAGIEPLVSFKDVQNSEKMNLFLSKLNLCCVTFDFYDPSKNTSEKDIKRQTLIELVDFVASGPPSKFPEPAIFAMCRMCSVNLFRVFPPNYRSGGGGAENDDDEPMFDPSWTHLQIVYDLLLKFITSPSLDAKVAKKYIDHSFIVKLLDLFDSEDPRERECLKTILHRVYGKFMVHRPYVRKAMSNIFYRFVFETEKHNGIAELLEIFGSVISGFALPLKEEHKMFLWRALIPLHKPKSLGVYFQQLSYCITQFIDKEPKLTSTVIKGLLKYWPITNSQKEVMFLGELEEILEATNMLEFQKVMIPLFSRIACCINSYHFQVAERALFLWNNDQILNLIGHNRGVILPIIFPALERNAQNHWNQAVLNLTLNVRKIFQEMDEALFVECQMQYREDEAKLSSIAEQRKVNWERLENAAARLQPITGNIAVLVTSAPSIAC; encoded by the exons ATGGGATGTGGATTTGAAGtgtttggattgaattttacaCTTGAAATTTTCATCATGTTAAAGCAAATCCTTAGCAAGATTCCTAGGAAATCCTTCAAATCTGATAATGGGGACCCTATGTTGAACACCAATATGAATGGTTCTGGCAATGGTACTCCCCGGTCACAAAACGGCAATTCTGCTTCGGGCAAAGCGAATGCCACAAAGCGCACATCGTCTGCTGTGTTCCCTACTAGTGTGGTTGCAGGGATTGAGCCCCTTGTGTCTTTCAAGGATGTGCAGAATTCAGAGAAGATGAACTTGTTCCTGAGTAAGTTGAATCTTTGTTGTGTAACATTCGACTTCTATGATCCTAGTAAGAACACTTCAGAGAAGGATATCAAACGGCAAACACTGATTGAACTTGTTGATTTTGTTGCCTCGGGTCCGCCTTCAAAGTTCCCCGAGCCTGCTATATTTGCCATGTGTAGAATGTGTTCTGTTAATCTCTTTCGAGTTTTTCCACCAAATTATAGGTCTGGTGGAGGTGGTGCTgagaatgatgatgatgagcctATGTTTGATCCTTCTTGGACACACCTGCAGATTGTGTATGATTTGTTGCTTAAGTTTATTACTTCACCTTCGCTTGATGCAAAGGTAGCAAAAAAATACATAGACCACTCATTCATTGTGAAGCTGCTTGATCTCTTTGATTCCGAAGATCCAAGGGAAAGAGAATGTTTGAAGACTATCCTTCATAGGGTGTATGGTAAATTCATGGTTCACAGACCATATGTTCGGAAGGCAATGAGCAATATATTCTACCGGTTTGTGTTTGAGACTGAGAAACATAATGGAATTGCAGAACTGTTGGAAATCTTTGGGAGTGTTATTAGTGGGTTTGCCTTGCCTTTGAAAGAGGAGCACAAGATGTTTTTGTGGAGAGCTTTGATTCCTCTGCATAAACCTAAATCTTTAGGTGTCTATTTCCAACAACTGTCTTACTGCATTACACAGTTCATAGACAAGGAGCCAAAACTAACTAGCACCGTGATAAAAGGTTTGTTGAAGTACTGGCCAATTACAAACAGCCAAAAGGAAGTCATGTTCTTGGGTGAGTTGGAAGAGATATTAGAAGCTACCAACATGCTTGAATTCCAAAAGGTCATGATTCCATTGTTTTCCCGGATTGCGTGTTGTATAAACAGCTATCACTTTCAG GTGGCTGAAAGGGCACTGTTTCTATGGAACAATGATCAAATTCTGAACCTGATTGGACACAACCGTGGAGTGATCCTTCCTATAATATTCCCAGCGCTGGAGAGGAATGCTCAAAATCATTGGAACCAAGCGGTGCTGAACCTAACTTTGAATGTGAGGAAAATATTCCAGGAAATGGATGAGGCGCTGTTTGTTGAGTGTCAGATGCAGTATAGGGAGGATGAGGCAAAGCTATCCTCAATTGCAGAGCAACGTAAAGTGAATTGGGAGCGTTTAGAGAATGCTGCTGCACGTCTACAGCCGATAACAGGAAATATTGCTGTTTTAGTAACATCTGCGCCTTCAATTGCCTGCTAG